The Pan troglodytes isolate AG18354 chromosome 8, NHGRI_mPanTro3-v2.0_pri, whole genome shotgun sequence genome window below encodes:
- the GPRIN2 gene encoding G protein-regulated inducer of neurite outgrowth 2 isoform X1 — translation MLNESLMEKADAWGLSLPLELEAAMSSSLPEPGPWAPLSPHLQPLSQSSSSLLGEGRGQRPELRKTASSTVWQAQLGEASTRPQAPEEEGNPPESMKPAWASGPQARPSARGHWRSSTVGNVSTMGGGDLCRLRAPSAAAMQRSHSDLVRRTQMRGHSGARKASLSCSALGSSPVHRAQLQPGGTSGQGGQAPAGLERDLAPEDGTSNSAWMLGASQLSVPPLDLGDTTAHSSSAQAEPKAAEQLATTTCHALPPAALLCGMREVGAGGCCHALPATGILAFPKLVASVSESGLQAQHGVKIHCRLSGGLPGHSHCCAHLWGPAGLVPEPGSRTKDVWTMTSANDLAPAEASPLSAQDAGVQAAPVAACKAVATSPSLEAPAALHVFPEVTLGSSLEEAPSPVRDVRWDAEGMTWEVYGAAVDPEVLGVAIQKHLEMQFEQLQRAPTSEDSLSVEGRRGPLRAVMQSLRRPSCCGCSGAAPE, via the exons ATGCTGAATGAGTCTCTCATGGAAAAAGCTGATGCATGGGGCCTCTCCTTGCCCCTGGAGCTAGAG GCAGCCATGAGCTCCAGCCTCCCCGAGCCGGGTCCCTGGGCACCCCTGAGCCCCCACCTTCAGCCCCTGTCCCAGAGCTCTTCCAGCCTGCTGGGTGAAGGCCGGGGACAGAGGCCAGAGCTCCGCAAGACTGCCAGCAGCACCGTGTGGCAGGCCCAGCTGGGCGAGGCCAGCACCAGACCCCAGGCCCCGGAGGAAGAGGGGAACCCGCCTGAGAGCATGAAGCCAGCATGGGCCTCTGGCCCCCAGGCGCGACCCAGTGCTAGAGGCCACTGGCGGAGCAGCACTGTGGGCAATGTGTCCACCATGGGCGGCGGTGACCTGTGTCGCCTGCGGGCCCCTAGTGCTGCTGCTATGCAGAGGAGCCATTCAGACCTGGTCCGTAGAACCCAGATGCGGGGACACAGTGGTGCTCGGAAGGCCAGTCTCAGCTGCTCAGCCCTTGGCAGCAGCCCTGTCCACAGGGCTCAGCTGCAGCCAGGTGGTACTTCTGGCCAGGGTGGCCAGGCCCCTGCAGGCCTGGAAAGGGACCTGGCTCCTGAGGATGGGACTTCTAACTCAGCCTGGATGCTGGGGGCGAGTCAGTTGTCGGTGCCACCACTAGACCTGGGGGACACAACTGCCCACAGCAGCAGTGCCCAGGCTGAGCCCAAAGCTGCTGAACAGCTGGCTACCACCACCTGCCATGCTCTGCCCCCAGCTGCTCTACTCTGTGGCatgagggaggtgggggctggtggcTGCTGCCATGCCCTACCTGCCACAGGGATCCTGGCCTTTCCCAAACTAGTGGCGTCAGTGAGCGAGTCTGGGCTGCAGGCTCAGCATGGGGTGAAGATCCACTGTAGGTTGTCTGGGGGGCTCCCTGGGCACTCCCATTGCTGTGCCCACCTTTGGGGTCCTGCTGGGTTAGTCCCAGAGCCTGGCTCTAGGACCAAAGATGTGTGGACCATGACCTCAGCCAATGACTTGGCCCCTGCAGAGGCATCCCCGCTGTCAGCCCAGGATGCTGGTGTGCAGGCGGCCCCAGTGGCGGCCTGCAAGGCTGTGGCCACCAGTCCGTCCCTGGAAGCGCCTGCAGCCCTGCATGTGTTCCCAGAGGTAACTCTGGGGTCCAGCCTGGAGGAGGCGCCGTCCCCTGTGCGGGATGTGCGATGGGATGCTGAGGGCATGACATGGGAGGTGTACGGAGCTGCGGTGGACCCGGAGGTGCTCGGTGTGGCCATCCAGAAGCACCTGGAGATGCAGTTTGAGCAGCTGCAGCGGGCGCCCACCAGCGAGGACAGCCTGTCTGTGGAGGGCCGGAGGGGGCCGCTGCGGGCTGTCATGCAGTCCCTGCGGCGCCCCAGCTGCTGCGGCTGCTCCGGCGCGGCCCCCGAGTGA
- the GPRIN2 gene encoding G protein-regulated inducer of neurite outgrowth 2 isoform X2 — translation MSSSLPEPGPWAPLSPHLQPLSQSSSSLLGEGRGQRPELRKTASSTVWQAQLGEASTRPQAPEEEGNPPESMKPAWASGPQARPSARGHWRSSTVGNVSTMGGGDLCRLRAPSAAAMQRSHSDLVRRTQMRGHSGARKASLSCSALGSSPVHRAQLQPGGTSGQGGQAPAGLERDLAPEDGTSNSAWMLGASQLSVPPLDLGDTTAHSSSAQAEPKAAEQLATTTCHALPPAALLCGMREVGAGGCCHALPATGILAFPKLVASVSESGLQAQHGVKIHCRLSGGLPGHSHCCAHLWGPAGLVPEPGSRTKDVWTMTSANDLAPAEASPLSAQDAGVQAAPVAACKAVATSPSLEAPAALHVFPEVTLGSSLEEAPSPVRDVRWDAEGMTWEVYGAAVDPEVLGVAIQKHLEMQFEQLQRAPTSEDSLSVEGRRGPLRAVMQSLRRPSCCGCSGAAPE, via the coding sequence ATGAGCTCCAGCCTCCCCGAGCCGGGTCCCTGGGCACCCCTGAGCCCCCACCTTCAGCCCCTGTCCCAGAGCTCTTCCAGCCTGCTGGGTGAAGGCCGGGGACAGAGGCCAGAGCTCCGCAAGACTGCCAGCAGCACCGTGTGGCAGGCCCAGCTGGGCGAGGCCAGCACCAGACCCCAGGCCCCGGAGGAAGAGGGGAACCCGCCTGAGAGCATGAAGCCAGCATGGGCCTCTGGCCCCCAGGCGCGACCCAGTGCTAGAGGCCACTGGCGGAGCAGCACTGTGGGCAATGTGTCCACCATGGGCGGCGGTGACCTGTGTCGCCTGCGGGCCCCTAGTGCTGCTGCTATGCAGAGGAGCCATTCAGACCTGGTCCGTAGAACCCAGATGCGGGGACACAGTGGTGCTCGGAAGGCCAGTCTCAGCTGCTCAGCCCTTGGCAGCAGCCCTGTCCACAGGGCTCAGCTGCAGCCAGGTGGTACTTCTGGCCAGGGTGGCCAGGCCCCTGCAGGCCTGGAAAGGGACCTGGCTCCTGAGGATGGGACTTCTAACTCAGCCTGGATGCTGGGGGCGAGTCAGTTGTCGGTGCCACCACTAGACCTGGGGGACACAACTGCCCACAGCAGCAGTGCCCAGGCTGAGCCCAAAGCTGCTGAACAGCTGGCTACCACCACCTGCCATGCTCTGCCCCCAGCTGCTCTACTCTGTGGCatgagggaggtgggggctggtggcTGCTGCCATGCCCTACCTGCCACAGGGATCCTGGCCTTTCCCAAACTAGTGGCGTCAGTGAGCGAGTCTGGGCTGCAGGCTCAGCATGGGGTGAAGATCCACTGTAGGTTGTCTGGGGGGCTCCCTGGGCACTCCCATTGCTGTGCCCACCTTTGGGGTCCTGCTGGGTTAGTCCCAGAGCCTGGCTCTAGGACCAAAGATGTGTGGACCATGACCTCAGCCAATGACTTGGCCCCTGCAGAGGCATCCCCGCTGTCAGCCCAGGATGCTGGTGTGCAGGCGGCCCCAGTGGCGGCCTGCAAGGCTGTGGCCACCAGTCCGTCCCTGGAAGCGCCTGCAGCCCTGCATGTGTTCCCAGAGGTAACTCTGGGGTCCAGCCTGGAGGAGGCGCCGTCCCCTGTGCGGGATGTGCGATGGGATGCTGAGGGCATGACATGGGAGGTGTACGGAGCTGCGGTGGACCCGGAGGTGCTCGGTGTGGCCATCCAGAAGCACCTGGAGATGCAGTTTGAGCAGCTGCAGCGGGCGCCCACCAGCGAGGACAGCCTGTCTGTGGAGGGCCGGAGGGGGCCGCTGCGGGCTGTCATGCAGTCCCTGCGGCGCCCCAGCTGCTGCGGCTGCTCCGGCGCGGCCCCCGAGTGA